A window of Phycobacter azelaicus contains these coding sequences:
- a CDS encoding ABC transporter ATP-binding protein — protein MDIRLDGVSHRYGSTEVLRDISLDVPSGQIVCLVGPSGCGKSTLLRFMGGLEKPEAGRVLQIGTPPEGCLNPLTYVFQDFALLPWRSVEGNISLVLEDHGIKGKAAKDIIQDVLGRTKLTDFAKALPKQLSGGMKQRVAIARALAVNPAVMLMDEPLSALDSQTRELLMDDLITLWTRAPFTAVYVTHNLAEAVRLGHRIVVLSRRPGRIREVVEIDKPLAERGYADPDLEEVQKHLWDLMRDEARAADEELLHV, from the coding sequence ATGGATATTCGACTGGACGGGGTCAGCCATCGCTATGGCAGCACAGAGGTGCTGCGTGACATCTCGCTGGACGTACCTTCCGGGCAGATCGTCTGCCTTGTTGGTCCGTCGGGCTGCGGCAAATCCACCCTTCTTCGGTTCATGGGCGGCCTTGAAAAGCCCGAGGCGGGGCGTGTGCTGCAAATCGGCACGCCGCCCGAGGGCTGCCTCAATCCACTGACCTATGTCTTTCAGGACTTCGCCCTGCTGCCCTGGCGCAGTGTCGAAGGGAATATCTCTTTGGTGCTGGAGGATCATGGCATTAAGGGCAAAGCCGCGAAGGACATCATCCAGGACGTTCTGGGTCGCACCAAGCTCACCGATTTTGCGAAGGCGCTGCCGAAACAGCTGTCGGGTGGTATGAAACAGCGGGTTGCCATCGCCCGCGCCCTTGCGGTGAACCCGGCGGTGATGCTGATGGACGAGCCGCTGTCAGCTCTTGATAGTCAGACCCGAGAGCTGTTGATGGACGATCTGATCACCCTCTGGACACGGGCCCCTTTTACCGCTGTCTACGTGACTCACAACCTGGCCGAAGCGGTGCGCCTTGGCCATCGCATAGTCGTCCTGTCCCGGCGCCCGGGCCGCATTCGCGAGGTGGTGGAAATCGACAAACCGCTGGCCGAGCGCGGCTATGCGGACCCTGATCTTGAAGAGGTGCAAAAGCACCTTTGGGATCTGATGCGCGACGAGGCCCGCGCCGCAGACGAGGAGCTGTTACATGTCTGA
- a CDS encoding ABC transporter permease, with translation MSDLAQGTAPPQDPVEIRFRGAGFAPRPQKWVGVAVFVVLVAIVEWGTRTGFISALTLPKPSDVLATFGELWQSGMLFQHLAPSLTRLAVGASIGAGIGICVGVLIGLFSYVRSGLVPLVAAIFPIPKIALLPLFVIWFGIDEGSKYALIAFGTFTPTVVATYGAVDNVDRSLIRMGQSFGLSWLSIVRKIVLPGAMPGILSGLRISLAIAIILLVAAEMLGAQYGIGAYILEAGSLYDLERLFAGVVILSLLGVLTSGAIGLVERRLLSWRS, from the coding sequence ATGTCTGATCTGGCACAAGGCACGGCGCCCCCCCAAGACCCAGTAGAAATCCGCTTTCGCGGCGCAGGCTTTGCCCCGCGGCCTCAGAAATGGGTGGGCGTTGCGGTTTTTGTGGTGCTGGTCGCAATCGTGGAATGGGGCACGCGCACGGGTTTTATCTCGGCGCTTACCCTGCCCAAACCCTCGGATGTGCTGGCCACTTTTGGAGAGCTTTGGCAGTCGGGCATGCTGTTCCAGCATCTTGCCCCATCGCTGACCCGGCTGGCCGTCGGAGCCTCCATCGGAGCAGGCATCGGGATCTGCGTGGGGGTGCTGATCGGGCTTTTCTCATACGTCCGCTCAGGCCTTGTTCCACTGGTCGCAGCCATCTTTCCGATCCCGAAAATCGCACTTTTGCCGCTGTTTGTGATCTGGTTTGGCATCGACGAGGGCTCAAAATATGCTCTGATTGCCTTTGGAACCTTCACGCCGACGGTGGTTGCCACCTATGGGGCGGTGGACAATGTTGATCGCTCATTGATCCGTATGGGACAGAGCTTCGGCCTCAGCTGGCTATCCATCGTGCGCAAAATCGTATTACCAGGCGCGATGCCCGGAATCCTGTCGGGACTGCGCATCAGCCTGGCCATTGCCATTATCCTGCTGGTTGCAGCCGAGATGCTGGGCGCGCAATACGGGATCGGGGCCTATATCCTTGAGGCAGGCTCGCTCTATGATCTAGAGCGGCTATTTGCCGGAGTGGTCATCCTGTCCCTGCTTGGTGTTCTGACCTCTGGAGCCATTGGTCTGGTCGAGCGCCGCCTGCTCAGCTGGCGTTCCTGA
- a CDS encoding aldo/keto reductase encodes MKTRKLGVNGPEIGCIGYGAMSFSDMYGPTTETESHAILNRCRDLGVTHLDTANVYGMGKSESAIGTYLRANPGARDAFVIATKATITKDADGNRCFDNSAEHLEAELDQSLQRLGVDCVDLFYAHRRDPRLTPEETAENLGRLVKKGKTRAIGLSEVAPSTLRRAMKVHPIAAVQSEYSLSTRFPELGLVQACAELGVAMVAFSPVGRSLLTDNPIPKKRIPNLPFLAGNPRFMEPNLSENLAITDGFRQLAAEMGTSAAALANAWLLSRGEHVIPIPGTRSIDHLNECMAGADLVLSEADLARIDAILPVGWAHGDRYSDAQWIGPERYC; translated from the coding sequence ATGAAAACCCGCAAATTGGGCGTCAACGGCCCCGAGATCGGCTGTATCGGCTACGGGGCGATGTCCTTTTCGGACATGTACGGCCCCACGACCGAGACTGAAAGCCACGCGATCCTGAACCGGTGCCGCGATCTGGGTGTCACCCATCTGGATACGGCAAATGTCTATGGCATGGGCAAATCCGAAAGCGCTATTGGCACCTATCTCAGGGCCAATCCCGGTGCACGAGATGCGTTTGTCATCGCCACCAAGGCCACGATCACGAAAGACGCCGATGGCAACCGCTGCTTTGACAACTCCGCCGAACACCTTGAGGCAGAACTGGATCAATCCCTCCAGCGCCTTGGCGTGGACTGTGTCGATCTCTTCTACGCGCACCGCCGCGATCCCCGTCTTACGCCAGAAGAAACTGCCGAAAATCTGGGCCGGTTGGTCAAGAAGGGAAAGACCCGCGCGATTGGCCTATCCGAAGTGGCGCCATCTACTCTGAGGCGCGCGATGAAGGTTCACCCCATTGCTGCGGTTCAATCGGAGTATTCGCTTTCAACGCGTTTCCCTGAGCTTGGCCTTGTGCAGGCCTGCGCCGAACTGGGGGTGGCGATGGTTGCGTTTTCACCTGTGGGGCGGTCCTTGCTGACGGACAATCCGATCCCTAAGAAGCGGATTCCGAACCTGCCCTTCCTGGCTGGTAATCCTCGGTTTATGGAACCGAATCTTTCAGAGAATTTGGCGATAACAGATGGGTTCCGTCAGCTTGCCGCCGAGATGGGCACCTCGGCGGCGGCGCTGGCCAATGCATGGCTTCTGAGCCGCGGCGAGCATGTAATTCCGATCCCAGGAACTCGCAGCATTGATCACCTCAATGAGTGCATGGCGGGCGCTGATCTTGTGCTGTCCGAAGCTGATCTGGCCCGGATCGACGCGATTCTTCCGGTGGGCTGGGCTCATGGCGACCGGTATTCAGACGCGCAATGGATCGGGCCAGAGCGCTATTGCTGA
- a CDS encoding circularly permuted type 2 ATP-grasp protein, protein MTEKAPIFFDEMYGNGDTARAPYAQYADWFSRENPKDLIKEAREAEDFFRRTGITFNVYGEADAEERLIPFDIIPRIISAKEWSRLVRGIEQRVRAINAFLHDIYHRQEILRAGRVPVDLIARNEAFLPMMVGVQPPGGIYTHIVGIDMVRTGDDEFFVLEDNARTPSGVSYMLENRETMLQMFPELFSKVKVRRVSDYPASLLNSLANCMPPDPSPDRTVAVLTPGIHNSAYFEHAFLADHMGVELVEGTDLKIVDGRIAMRTTRGYKPIDVVYRRVDDDFLDPLNFKPDSLLGVPGIFDVYRAGRITIANAPGTGIADDKAIYSYMPDIVEFYTGEKAILQNVPTWRCSEPDSLAYVLDNLADLVVKEVHGSGGYGMLVGPAASKKELAAFRKKLEAKPAGYIAQPTLALSTVPILTKAGLAPRHVDLRPFALFSPQGINITPGGLTRVALKKGSLVVNSSQGGGTKDTWVLEDD, encoded by the coding sequence ATGACAGAAAAAGCACCTATTTTCTTTGATGAGATGTACGGCAATGGGGACACAGCACGTGCCCCTTATGCGCAATACGCTGACTGGTTCAGCCGCGAAAACCCCAAAGACCTGATCAAGGAAGCTCGCGAGGCCGAAGACTTCTTTCGCCGCACCGGCATTACCTTCAATGTTTACGGGGAAGCGGATGCCGAAGAACGGCTGATCCCCTTCGACATCATCCCGCGGATCATCTCCGCAAAGGAATGGAGCCGTCTTGTCAGAGGGATCGAACAGCGGGTTCGGGCAATCAACGCGTTTTTGCACGACATCTATCACCGGCAGGAAATCCTGCGCGCGGGCCGTGTTCCGGTCGACCTGATTGCCCGAAACGAAGCGTTTCTGCCGATGATGGTAGGGGTCCAGCCGCCCGGCGGAATTTACACGCATATCGTTGGCATCGACATGGTGCGCACCGGAGACGATGAGTTTTTCGTGCTTGAGGACAATGCCCGCACACCGTCTGGCGTGTCCTACATGCTCGAAAACCGCGAAACCATGTTGCAGATGTTCCCTGAACTGTTCAGCAAAGTCAAAGTGCGGCGCGTTTCGGATTATCCAGCCTCGCTTTTGAACTCTCTTGCCAATTGCATGCCGCCCGACCCCAGCCCTGATCGGACCGTTGCGGTGCTGACGCCGGGCATTCACAACTCGGCCTATTTCGAACATGCCTTCCTTGCCGACCATATGGGCGTCGAGTTGGTCGAGGGAACGGATCTGAAGATCGTCGACGGACGTATCGCCATGCGCACCACGCGCGGCTACAAGCCAATTGATGTTGTTTACCGGCGGGTGGACGATGATTTCCTTGATCCGCTGAACTTCAAGCCGGACAGTCTACTTGGGGTGCCCGGTATTTTCGACGTTTACCGCGCGGGTCGCATAACTATTGCCAATGCGCCCGGCACCGGCATCGCCGATGACAAGGCGATCTACAGCTACATGCCTGATATTGTTGAGTTTTACACAGGTGAGAAAGCGATCCTGCAAAATGTTCCGACATGGCGATGCTCTGAGCCGGACTCGCTCGCCTACGTTCTGGACAACCTTGCCGACCTTGTCGTGAAGGAAGTGCATGGATCTGGCGGTTACGGGATGCTCGTCGGCCCTGCGGCCTCGAAAAAGGAACTGGCGGCCTTCCGAAAAAAACTGGAAGCGAAACCCGCAGGCTATATCGCCCAGCCGACGCTGGCGCTGTCGACAGTGCCGATCCTGACAAAGGCTGGCCTTGCACCGCGCCATGTGGATCTTCGACCCTTTGCTCTGTTCAGTCCGCAGGGCATCAATATTACACCAGGCGGCCTGACCCGTGTGGCGCTGAAAAAGGGCAGCCTTGTGGTCAACTCCAGCCAGGGAGGCGGCACCAAGGACACCTGGGTGTTGGAGGACGACTGA